Below is a genomic region from Gillisia sp. Hel_I_86.
CGCATGATTGAGATATGGGCTTTTAATAAACCTGTCGTTCACAAAAAAGAACTGTTCTCCCCTAGTGCGCTTTGCGTATTCCGGTTTCCCAACGAATCCGGAAATTTTTAGAATTTCTGTTTCTTCGTTTACAGGAACCAATTTTTCATTGGATTTTCCACCCAAAATATTGGTGATGCGTTGCCGGTAATTAGAAGCAGGCAGATTAAATAATTCCCCTGTATTATGTACCAACGAAAATGAAATGGTAGGATGTGCCAAAGCGACCCGCTGGAATTCATCTATGATATGGCGGGTCTCCACCGTATCTGACTTTAAAAAGTTTCTTCTGGCAGGGATGTTATAAAAAAGGTTCTTTACGCTTATAGAAGTTCCTTTTGCCGTAACACAAACCTCTTGAGAAGTAATCTGGCTGCCTTCAATTTTTATGCAGGTTCCAACTTCATCTTCCTCTCTTCTGGTCTTTAGTTCCACATGTGCAATTGCAGCAATAGAGGCTAAAGCCTCTCCCCTAAATCCTTTTGTTTGAAGTTGAAAAAGATCTTCGGCAGCTTTAATTTTAGAAGTCGCATGGCGCTCAAAACTAAGTCTGGAATCGGTAATGCTCATCCCAGAACCATCATCTATCACACTAATAAGGATTTTCCCGGCTTCCTTGATATATACCTGAATGTTCGATGCCTTCGCATCTATTGCATTTTCCAGTAATTCCTTAACTACAGAAGCAGGCCTTTGTACTACTTCCCCCGCAGCAATTTGATTAGCCACATGGTCTGGCAGGAGATGAATAACATCGGTCATGGAAAATTAATTCGAAAAGATGGATAAATCAAAATCTATGATCCACAAGAAAATTAATATCAAGACGATAATAATATAGATCACACGTTTATTGATTTCACGATTACCTCTAGTTCTACTAGCACTTCTAGCATCTGCCCATTGCGCACCGAAATCTATAGAATTTGTGGTGTTTTTATATTTTGAGAATTTAGAATCGAAATCATAAATATTTCCTGTGTCTTTTCCTTTATAATAACGTGGCGTGTAATTATAGCGGGTGTTCTTCTTGGATTTATAAAGACTGAATTTCAAAATACTTGTTGTTTCTTAATAGAATTTCAAATTTACTTAAAAAGCGAGAGAATAGAAAGCTTGCTCAAGCAAAAAGAAAAGAACAAGAATAATGCCGAAAGAAGCTTGTTTTAAAACTTGGCGTCTATTCTTAATTGTGCCATTTTAATGGCTGTAACCGCAGCTTCAGAACCTTTATTCCCAAATTTACCTCCGGAACGATCTATAGCTTGTTGCATGTTTTGATCTGTTAGCACACAGAAAATTACAGGAATGTCATTTTGAATATTTAAATCCTTGATGCCCTGGGTGACCCCTTGGCACACAAAATCGAAATGTTTGGTCTCCCCTTCGATCACACTTCCTATGGCAATAATAGCATCCAGCATCTCGTAGCTTTGCTGCATTTTTTTGCACCCATAAATAAGTTCGAAACTCCCGGGAACGTTCCAACGAACAATATTTTCGTTGATCACGCCATTCTCTTTCAAGGTATCAAAGGCACCTTTAAATAGGCCTTCCGTAATATTTTCATTCCATTTGGCCACAACAAGACCAAACCGAAAGTTTTTGGCTTCCGGCATTTGGCTTTTATCGTATTTGCTAAGGTTTTTTCCTTGTGTTGCCATAGAAAATCTTTAGTTCATTGCTTGAGCTTTCCCTAAATAGATGGCAACTTGATTTGCTTCTGGAGTATTCGCAAATTCATCTTTAATTCTGTTTAAATATTCCACGGCTTTTTCACCTTCTCCTAATTGGATAGCAGTGATCGCAGCTTTTAACAAAAATCTAGGAGCAGTGAATTCATTAGAACGCATAGTTGCAGCCTTCTCGTAATAATTAAGTGCTTCTTTAGGCTGATCTAATTGAAGAAATGCATCTCCCATTCCACCAACAGCTAAAGCAGATAAAATCTCATCGTCCCCATCAAAATCTTCTAAATGGTCTATAGCTTCCTGATACTTATTAGTATTTAAATATGCAAACCCAGCGTAGTAATGAGCTAAATTTCCTGCATTTGTGCTTCCGTAGTTGTCTATGATATCCAAGAAACCATATTTTCCTTCCCCACCGTTCAATGCCATGTTGTATAAAGAGTCACTCTCTACACCTGTTCCAGCCAACGCAGTGTCAAAATATTGTTGCGCTTGAAACATTTCGTTAGAAGCTTCCAATTCTTTAGGCTCCTGAATAAAACGTTGCCATCCTAGATATCCTAAAACTATAACCGCGGCCAAACCAACAATAATGTAGATCCATTTTTGATTTTCTGCAACCCACTCTTCTGTTCTTCCGGCACCTTCGTCCAAGGTGTTAAAAACTTCTGCGGTTGTAGATTCTTCCTCTACTTGATTCTTTCTTTCTTCCTTGGTAGACGGTTTAGAACCTTTTTTCTTGTACGTAGCCATAAAGTTGGTTTAATGAGTCGCAAAAATAAAATTT
It encodes:
- a CDS encoding tetratricopeptide repeat protein yields the protein MATYKKKGSKPSTKEERKNQVEEESTTAEVFNTLDEGAGRTEEWVAENQKWIYIIVGLAAVIVLGYLGWQRFIQEPKELEASNEMFQAQQYFDTALAGTGVESDSLYNMALNGGEGKYGFLDIIDNYGSTNAGNLAHYYAGFAYLNTNKYQEAIDHLEDFDGDDEILSALAVGGMGDAFLQLDQPKEALNYYEKAATMRSNEFTAPRFLLKAAITAIQLGEGEKAVEYLNRIKDEFANTPEANQVAIYLGKAQAMN
- the ribH gene encoding 6,7-dimethyl-8-ribityllumazine synthase is translated as MATQGKNLSKYDKSQMPEAKNFRFGLVVAKWNENITEGLFKGAFDTLKENGVINENIVRWNVPGSFELIYGCKKMQQSYEMLDAIIAIGSVIEGETKHFDFVCQGVTQGIKDLNIQNDIPVIFCVLTDQNMQQAIDRSGGKFGNKGSEAAVTAIKMAQLRIDAKF